The Nitrospira sp. sequence ACACGTTCCGTGAACTGCATGGCGGCCGACTCCGGCACGAACCGCAGCAACACAAAGACCGATAGCGCAAGCTCGACCAGCGCAATGGTGAGCGCCGAGGTCCGGGCCATATCCTCATCATCGAACAACCAGAGCACGGCCGCCCCGACAACCGGGAGAAAAAGAATACAGGAAAGAATCGGGAATCCGGTTGTGAGTTCTTCGAGCATGATTACAATCTGTTCACGCTACATCTGAACGACAAGTTGAACAACCAATGCCAGGAGGAAGATCCCCGCAATGATGATCGCCGCATAATGATGGACCATCCCGCTCTGCATTTTTCGTCCCTCGCGGGCGGCGAGGTGGTTGCTGTATCCGATGACGTTCAGGCCGGCGTAGATGATGTATTTCTCGATCCACGTGGATCCCGCAGAACCCCAATCAGCGAGCCGCCCGACGCCCCGCACGATGCCGTCAATGACCGTGCGATCGAACCAGTCAAGGATCGCGCCTAGACGCTTGAAGGGCTCGACGAAGATCAGATCGTACAGTTCGTCGACATAGTACTTGTTCCAGAGAATCCGATAGAGGCCGGAAAATTGTTCAGCCCATCCGTCCGCGGTAACCGGGCTCACCGCATAGAGGAAATGGGCGAGCCCCCATCCCATCAATGCGATGACGATGGCTACACCCATCAACAGAAACACCATTCCCGCACCGGCTTCATGCTCACCCGCCGCTCCGACGACCGATGTCAAAAAGCCATGCAGCCAACCTTGTTCGGGAGGAAATCCCAAGACCAATCCGCCTACGCACGACAAGAACGCAAGCACCATCAAGGGCCCAATCATCACCATAGGAGACTCGTGCACATGCCCCTCCGTATGATGATCGATCCTCGAGGAACCGTAGAAGGTGAGATACGTGAGACGAAACATATAAAAAGAGGTCATCAGTGCGCCGACGGCAGCCATGCTATACAAAAGGTAGTGATGGTGGGTGAAGGCATGGGCCATAATTTCGTCTTTGCTCCAGAAGCCCGCCAACGGAGGAAGCCCGGCGATCGCGATCGTACCGATCAGAAATAGACGATGGGTCCAGGGTATGCGTTTACTCAGTCCACCCATCCTTCGGATATCCTGTTCGCCCGACAGCGCATGGATGACCGAGCCGGCAGCCAAAAACAACAGCGCTTTGAAGAATGCATGCGTCATGACGTGAAACACGGCTGCCGTATAGGCACCGATTCCGCAACCCAGGAACATGTATCCGAGTTGGCTCACGGTCGAATAGGCCAAGACACGTTTAATGTCGGTTTGTACGAGTCCGATGGTTGCCGCGAACAAAGCAGTCCCTCCACCGACAAACGCGACCACGGACATCGCGAGAGGAGAGAGATCGAAGATCACGTGATTCCGGACCACCATATAGACACCGGCTGTGACCATCGTCGCAGCGTGTATGAGTGCGCTCACCGGTGTCGGACCTTCCATCGCATCGGGGAGCCACGTGTACAGTGGAAGTTGCGCGGACTTCCCAATCGCCCCAATGAAAAGGCACAGGGCTATCGCAGTGGCCATATCGGGAGATAGTTGTCCAACCTGGGCGAAGACCTTCGTATAGTCGAGCGTCCGAAAGTTGATAAAGACGAGAAAAATGGCGACGAGAAACCCAGCGTCACCGATCCGGTTGACAACGAACGCCTTGGTGGCAGCTTTCGCAGCGGTAACCTTGTCATAGTAGTAGCCGATCAAGAGATACGAACAGAGTCCGACGCCCTCCCACCCAATAAAGAGCACCAGGTAGTTGTTCCCCATGACGAGCAGCAGCATGGAGACCATGAATAAGTTCATGTAGGTGAAGAAGCGCGTGAACCCGACCTCTCCGTGCATATAGCCGACGGAATACACGTGAATGAGAAAACCCACGCCGGTGACGACCAGCAACCAAGCACAGGTGAGAGGATCCACCAGATACGCGAGGTTGATCGTGAGATCACCGCCGAAAATCCATCGGTAGGCAATGACTTCGTGAGTCGCTCCGGTCCGCAAGACATCGGCAAATACAGCGACTGTGCAGAGGAACGAGAGCCCGACCGACCCCCAGGCCAATCGATGGGCCATGTCATGAGAGTAGCGACTCCCTAATAGGCCGTTCGCGATGACTGCCAACAGCGGAAAAACGGGAATCAGTTTGATGAGCAGATCCGTCAGATCAGACACAGTATCCTACGATTCGCAGGGTGTTCAGCTGAGCAACGACGCCGTATGGAGCCGAGTCATACAGCGTCTCGCTTGGGGCTGCATCATGTATGCAAGGTACCGAGCACGTCGCTCAATGCCCCTTCTCAACTTCCTGCTACCACTTTAAAAGGTTCATTTCGTCTACATTGGTAGAAATCTTGCCCCGAAAAACCACGATGATGATCGCCAGGCCGACGGCGGCTTCCCCGGCGGCGATGGCGATGATAAACAGGGCCACGAGCTGACCTGCCATCGATTCCAGATAGTGCGAAAATGCGACAAGATTAATATTGGCCGCATTCATCATGATTTCGACCGACATCAGCACAATAATGAAGTTGCGCCTGACGAGTACGCCAAGGAGCCCCGTCATGAACAGGATGGCACTCACGGCTACGTACGCCGACAGCGGGATCATAAACGGTCTTTCTCCGCATCCAGTGGCTTCGGAGTCTTGGCCAGAACGATGGCGCCGATAATAGCTCCAAGTAGAAATATGCCGACAATCTCAAACTGCAAGAGGTGGTCGCTGAACATCTTGATGCCCACTGCGTATGTATCGCCTTCCAGCAGCACGGCCGCGGCCGGAGCATTTCCCTTCGCTCCACTGAATGGAGACCGCATGAGCAAAAAGATGACGTAGACGGCCCCCAGGACGGCCGGTCCGAGAAAATAGAGGGCCGAGGGGTGGAAATAGCGTTCGTCCGTTTTGAGGTTCAACAGCATCAACACAAAGAGATACAGCACGAGAATGGCCCCGACGTAGACAATGACCTGCACCGCCCACAGGAACTCTGCGTTCAAGAGGATGAACAGGCCGGAGACGTGCGTCAGTAATGCGAGCAGGGCGAGAGCGCAATGGACGGGGTGGCGTAAGGTCACAGTCAGAACGCCGGCGGCAATACTGATCAACGCGAAATAGGCAAAAAACACTAAGACCATGTGTTCGGCTCAGCTCAGATGCTTGGGAGGTGGTTGGGTCGACTTCGCCACTGATTGAGGAAAGTAGTACCGATACTCGCGGCTCTGCTCGACGTCCTTCTCCTGGTTGTGCGCGTACAAATATTTTTTTCCGTCCTCGAGATGGCGTTCGCCAATGTCGTACAGCCGCTTTTTATCGAACAGCAGACTGCGCTTGTCATGGGTTGAATATTCGTACATTTTGGTCATCGCCAGGGCGTTCACCGGACAGGCCTCAACACAATATCCACAGAACACGCATTTGGTGATGTCGATGTAGAACTCACTCGCATAGCGCTGAAGCGGCCGAGACATATCTTCCCCGCTGATCACTTTGATGCAATGGGATGGGCAGGCGACTTCGCACAAGTCGCAGCCGACACAACGCTCGTGCCCGTCGTCGTATCGCAGCAAGCCCAGCGCCCCACGGTGCGCATCCGGGATCGTCCGGTGTTCACGCGGGTACTGAAAAGTCATCGGCCGATGAAGCATGTGACGAAACGTGACCTTCATCGCGTCCCAAATTTCATAGAACAACGCGGCTTGGAGGATTTTTTTGGTCAGGGCGGCGACACTCATTGCTGGTTCCTCGTCACGGACGGGCGCACGCCCGCCTCTCCCTTACGCCTGCTCAACACTTACCCAGATCTGCTTGAACGACGGGACACCGGTCGTGGCATCGACCGAGACGGTCATCAGGTCCTTCACCGGTGGTTCATTGAAATGCTCCGGGAAAAAGCAGGTGCCCGGCGCAATGGACTGATCGGGCTGCACGCCGAGTTGCAATGAGCCACGGTCCGAGGTCAGCCGTACCTTCGCGCCGTCTTGCAATCCCAAGCGTTCCATATCCCGTATATTCATCCGTAACTTTCCGGTGTTCGGTGCGATCTTGATCAGCCCGGCCGCTTGCGTCGACAATTTTCCCGAATGCATCAACAACTGCCCCATCAACAGCGCGAAAGGACGCGTGGGCTCCGCTGAGACCGGAGTCGGTCGGTAACGAGCCTTCACCTCCGTGGCATAACCGTTCGACAAACACTGATCGGGCACGGGCGTGACCTTGCGAGGCTGGCCGAGATTATAATATCCGGGCAATAGTTTCATGATCTCGCTTTGAATGTCGTTGGCCGATTGGTATTCCCATCGACATTCCATGGCATTGGCAAGGGCCGTCATGATGTGCCAGTCCGGCAAACTCTCTCCAAGCGGATCCATCGCCTGCCGGACGCGAAGAACGCGACCTTCGAAGTTCGTAAATGTGCCGTCCTTTTCCGCATAGGTGCAGGCCGGAAGCACGAAATGACCCAGCTTCGCTGTGTCCGTCAAAAATGGATCCTGCACGATCAACAGTTCCAGGCGCTCGAGCGCGGCTCGTATCTCCATCGAGGCCGGCAGGGTCGCGAGCGGATTTTCACCCAACACGTACAACGCCTTAATCTGTCCGCTTTTGCACCGCTTCAAAATTTCGACCAGATTGGCACCTGACCCGACAGGAGGAAGCGACGCGTCCCATGCCTTGGCAAAACGTTCACGCACGCCGGGGTCATCAAACCGGGCCTGTCCCGGGAAGAACTCAGGGGCTGCGCCCATATCCACGGCCCCTTGTTCGTTCGGCTCCTCCGTCACGGTATTCACACCACACCCGGGTCGACCGAGCTTCCCGGTAATCCAAGCTAGATCCATCAGCTTCAAGACGTTCTGGTAGCCGTTCGTCCTTCTCACAATCCCTTCCGCGCACAGGATGATGGACCTCGGCGATTCGGCAAAAATGCCCGCAATTTCTCTGAAAGCCTCCGCTGCCAGGCCGGTTTGAGCCGACAGCTGCTCCAACGAGACATTCGCCACCGCGCTCTTGAGTGCTTCAAACGCTTTGGGGTGCCTCCCCACGGTTTCTTCATCCACCAAATCCTGGTCGATCGTCGCCTTGACCAACCCATCGATCACCGCGCCCTCAGCTCCAGGCTTAATCAAAAACGGGTGCGAGGCCAACTTGGCAATATTTGTAATGGCGCTGTCGAGCGTCACCACCTGAGCCTTGTACACCCGCATGGCTTCTTTGATGCGCACGGCCGTCAATGGGTTCGTCTCGGTGATGTTGGAGCCGATGATCACAATCGCTTTCGCCTTCGTCAGATCTTCCCAATCGTTCGGGGTTCTCCCCAGTCCGACGGCGTGCCTCGACGCGAGCACAAAATTCATATGCCCATAGCGGGCACTACTATCAAGCTGGTTGGTTCCAAAGGCTGTGCGCATCAGCTTTTGAAACAGATACAGTTCCTCGTTCGTGCAGCGTGCCGTCACAAGACCGGCAATGGCATCGGCGCCGTGCTTGCGCTTAATGTCAGTCACCCGATCCACGAGCAGATGCATCGTTTCCAGCCAGGGCTTTTCGACGAGCCGGCCGCCTTCGCGAACCAACGGATGCACAAGCCGGCTTTGACTGTCCAGACTCTCGAATCCAAAGCGTCCCCGCACGCACAGGCCACCATGACCCTTGGCGGTGTCCGAACGGTCTCCCCATTTGTTCTTCCAGGATAACGGCGACGTCACGCGGACCACTTCGGCGTCTTTCGTTTCCAAGTACATTTGACAGCCGTCTCCGCAGTAGTTGCAGGTCGTCGTCGTCTTCTTCATCTGCCAAGGCTTATACAGATACTTGGAAAACTTGTTTGTGATGGCGCCGACAGGACACACCGCCAAGCAGTCCCCGCAGAATTCGCAATCGAGAGCCAGGTCCCCTTTGGGGACCACTTGGTTGAATCCGCCCTTTTTCATGAACTGTAAGGCGTCAATCATCAACACATCCTTACAGACATTGATGCATTCCGCGCAGGCAATGCAGCGATTCATGTTGAAATCGAGCACCGGACTACGCGTATCTTCCGGAATGAATTTTTGCTTGGCATTGGCCAGGTTGGTCACGCCGTGCTGGAAGGCCATGTCCTGCAGTTCGCAATGGCCGTCTGCGTCGCACACCGGACAATCGAGGGGATGCACGGACAGATGCTTCTCGACGGCTTTCTTGCGGGCGAGGAACAGATCTTCTCCTTCGGTACGGATCACCATTCCCGCCGCCGCCTTGGCGGTGCAAGACCGAACAGGGGCCTTTTTCCCTTCTTGCATCACGAGACACATGCCGCAAGAGCCGAACGGATCGAACGTATAGTGGTAACACATGGCCGGGATGATCTTGCCGGTCATGGAAATGACGTCGTAGAGCGACACCCCGTCCTTCGCTGTCACAGCTTTGCCGTCGATGCTCAGCTCGATCGTTGCTGCTTCCACGTCGGGATTCGTAGCCGGCTTGAGTCCCATGTTTGGTTCCTGTCCTGAATGTCCCGGTTGTTAGCGTTGGCCTAACAATCCGATCTCACAACACCAACGCACCATGACTCACCGATCGCACTCACCCATCACGACATCGTACGTCCCAAAGATCGTACAGGCATCCGAAATCATGTAGCCTCTGGCCATATGATCGAACGCGCCCATATGGATGAAAGAGGGGGCGCGAATCTTCAGCCGATACGGCTTTCCGCCTCCCGTACTGACGATGTAAAAGCCCAGCTCACCTTTGTGCGCCTCTGTCCCACAATAGATTTCCCCTGGCGGAGCGTCGAATCCTTGAGAGAAGAGCTTGAACTGCTGGATCATCGACTCCAGGTTCGTGAAGACCCGTTCTTTCGGCGGCAGCGTGACGCTCGGAGCATCCGCCATGATCGGCCCATCCTGCATTTGCTCAAGACATTGCCGAATGATCTTGACGCTCTCGTAGAGCTCCATCACTCGAATCCAATACCGATCGTACGTATCACCGTTTTTTCCGACGGGTACGCTGAATTCACACTTTGGATAGGCGCTATAGGGCTCGTACTTGCGGAGGTCGTAATCCACGCCGGACCCACGCAGAACCGGTCCGCTCAGCCCAAAATTTACGGCATCTTCCGCAGAGATGACGGCTACCCCCTTGGTGCGTCCCAGCCAAATGCGATTTTTCTCGAGAAACACCTGATACTCGTCGATCTTCGGCGGAAAATAGTCCAGGAACTGTTTGAGCTTATCGATCAATGAAGGGGTCAAGTCACGCTCCACCCCGCCGATTCGATACCAGCTGGTCGTGAGGCGGGCTCCGCACAGTTCATCGAACCAATCGAGCAGGATTTCCCGATCACGGAAGCAGTAAAAAAAGACGGTCATGGCCCCGATGTCAAGCGCCTGGGCACTCAGCCAAAACTGATGCCCAATGATGCGCTGGACTTCCGCAACAATCGTCCGAAGATACTCCGCCCGTTCTGGCACTTGCAGGTTCATGAGTTTTTCGACAGCGCGGCAGTAGGCAAAGTTGTTGTACATCGCACAGACATAGTCCAACCGATCGGTATGGGGGATGAACTGATGATAGGTCCCGTCTTCCGCGAGTTTTTCTACTCCACGATGGAGATAGCCCATCACGGGCGTGGATTTCACCAGCCGCTCTCCCTCCAACTCCAGGATCACCTTGAGAACACCGTGCGTACTGGGGTGTTGAGGTCCCATGTTGAGCAGGAGTTCCTCGGTTCGCAAGGTCGGAAGCGTCTCGCTTTCCGGATGCTCCGGGTGAATCTTATAGACGGTCGTTCTTTGGTCTTCGAATGCCATAACTACGCCAATCCTACTTCGGGACTTCGTCCAGGAATTCAAACGTGTCCCGCCAGCCCTTGCCACGCAGTGGAAAATCTTTCCGCAGAGGGTAGCCCTCGGTATAGTCATCCGGCATGAGAATGCGGCGGAGGTCCGGATGATTTCGGAATCGGATCCCCATCATATCGAACACTTCACGCTCCATGAAGTCGGCGCCTTTCCAAAGATCCGTCAAGGAGTCAACCACACAATCCGATTCAGGCACCCGAGTCTTGAGCCGGATACGCTGCCGCTTCCGGATCGAGTAGAATTCCCAGACGACCTCGAATCGCTCTTCGTCGTCCGGCCAGTCTACGGAGCTCACATGAACGATATAGTCAAAATCCATCCCGGGATCGTCGTGCAGAAATTGAGCGACCTCGTGAAGCTTGTCCCGGGAGACCGTCACGGCCACATCGCCTCGCCATTCAGTCAGGCCGGTGATTCCGGCCGAAAACGTCTGCTGAATCCGCTGTAATAATGGATGCATGCTCACGTGTCAGACCTTTAAATTGGCCTTGACCTGTTCCGGTTGAGTCACAAACACACGCTTTTGCATGATGCGCTCTTGCAGCTTCAGGATACCGTCCAGGAGAGCCTCTGGAGTCGGAGGGCAGCCGGGCACATAAATGTCGACGGGAATGAACCGATCGACCCCCTGCACGACGGGATAGCTGTCGTAGATGTTCCCGGAAGTGGCACAGGATCCCATTGCAATTACATATTTGGGTTCCGGCATCTGATCGTAGATCTTTCGAATCACCGGCGCCATCCGCCGACACACCGTACCAGCAACGATCATCAAATCCGACTGGCGCGGAGAACCCCGAAATACTCCCGCCCCGAACCGGTCCATGTCGTACCGTGAGGAGACGGCAGCCATCATCTCGATGGCGCAGCAGGCAAGCCCGAAGGTCATAGGCCAGAGGGAGCCTTTCCTAGCCCAGTTGACGGCCTTTTCCAGAGACCCCGTAATGACGTCCGGAGCACCATCTTTGTCATGGCGGCCCAGTTGGATCAATCCCATACAACCCTCAGTCCCATTCCAATGCGCCTTTTCGCCAGGCATACACGTACGCCACGATGAACAGCCCGATAAAGATCAGCATTTCGATCAGCCCAATCACCCCGATCTTGGTGAAGACCACCGCCCACGGGTACAGAAAGATGACTTCGATATCAAAGATGACAAACAACATCGCAAAAATGTAGTACCGAACAGGGAACGGCATACGGGCGTCAGAAAATGGCTCGGATCCACATTCGTAGGTCGACAACTTTTCAGGTTCCGGGTATCTGGGCTGCACAAAATAACTGACGAGCAAGGTCAACACTCCAAAAACCAGCGTCACGAAGATAAACAGAAAGACCGGGAAAAATCGTGTCAGATACTCGAAGAGAATTTCGGTTCCGCTCATTTACTTTTCTCTCACAAGGCATTGACCTGGAAAGGGTATTCTAAATCTAACAGATGGGATCTTAGTGCCCTGCTCTCGGGGATATCAAGCGAACAAAGGACCTAATTTCAGCCGACCCGAAAGCCCTAGGTATGGCGGTCTGAGAGTGGTGTGACGGTTGACTGGTGAGGCTCTTCCTGTCGCTCGCAAGGCATGGAGTCAGTGGTCACTGTTGCGTTGTCACTCGCCCTCAAGGAAGGGTTCAGACTCTCCCATTCTAATTCCAAGGGAGAAAGCGCTTTGATGTTCCGTCGCCGATGGATCTGTGTTTCGAGGCGTCCCTTTTCGCGGAACGGCTCGAGACTATGCCTCTCTTTTGCCTGCTCATTCATCGCTGAACCAATATCCTTCCGGAGAGACCTGCGCAGGACCATACGTTAACACCGGCAGGAAACGCTCGTCAAACTCGTGCCGATCAAGCTCAAATTCTTGACAACACAGCGCCTTTTGCTATGGTTTTCAAGTAGCCCTAGCTCGAAAAGGAATCTATCTATGAAAACCTTGACGTCCCTGATCTTGGTCCTGTGTTCGGGCATCGGCCTTTCGATCGATGGCGCACTCGGACAAACCCCAGACCTCGATTCCGTCAGGGTTACCGATGGCGCGCTGGCCTTTTCCACCGGCGCCATCCAGAAAAGCTCCCCTATCGATGGTACCGTGAACTTGATCACAGGTGATAATCAATCCTCGGGCAATCGAATGCTTCTCGGTAAACGGGATTCCCTCTACCTGAAACTGAACAATCCGACAGATGTGGCAGTTGGAGATCTGTTTACCGTGTATAGAAGAGTCCGCAAGGTATTCCATCCCGTGACCAGGGAGTATCTGGGTTTTGTCGTGAATCGTTCAGCGGTCGTAAAGGTGACTGCCGCTGATCACGCCCTCACAACGGCGGAGGCCGTCCTCAGCTACGGACCGATTTCCCCTGGAGACCCGGTCGCGCGGTTTGTTCCTCCGACTCCAGACGCAGACATGAGCCCCGTGTCGGACGTGTCCGACCTCGAGGGCATGATCGTCGAACTTCAGGCCGACAGGCCGATGACACTGGTTTCACAATACAATGTCGTGTACCTGGATCGTGGAAGGGAAGATGGACTCAAGACCGGTGATCTCATAGACATCCACCGTTATAGCGCCGGACTCCCTCCTCGAAAAATCGGCCAACTCAAGGTGCTGTCGACGGAACCACATACGGCAGCCGCGAAAGTTCTCAAGGCCAACACCCGTGTCATGAAAGGGGACCGGTTCAAGCTCGTGGGACATTCTGCACTCACTATTCCGCCCGTCGCGGCGACCCCGGCATCACCCGCACCCCAAGCCGGTGAAGCAGTCCCGACCGATCTGATAGCCAGCAGACTGAAACTGCAAGATGCGTCCGGACAAAGCCGTCTCAATCTTGGGGAACTAGCCAAATTCCTGCACTACGACTCCGGGGACGCCGCCATTACGTACGAGAGTTACAAAGTTCTTGATCAGTTGATTGAGTACTTGCGTACCAGCGGGGATACGAGGATGATCCGAATCGAAGGGCATACGGATAGTGTGGAGATCGGCCCTTCGCTCAAGTCGCGGTATCCGAGCAATTGGGAGCTGTCCAGAGTGCGGGCAAACGGTGTTCTCCGCTATCTCGTGGAGAAGGGCGGCGTGGATTCGGCACGGATCAGGGCGGTGGGACTTGGCGATACGAAGCCGACCGCCACCAATGCGGTAGAGGAAGGCCGCACCAAGAATCGGCGTGTGGAGATTGTTCTCCATACCCCCGAAAGTGATCCCCCGGCCTCCAAGCTCGAAGTTCAGAGTCCCGTGTCACCGCTGGGAGCCAATCCTTCCGGTCTGAGCGCACGTGATAATAGCGATCAGCCGCTCACCCCTACGGCTGCCGCAGATAGAGCCGGTTCCCCTGGTCGGGGAACCCTGTCCGTGGGCGATTCGTCACAGATTTCCGCAAAGGATGGGTCAGATGGCGCCAATAACCCTAATGCGAGTGGCACTATTTCGACAGAGATCAACAAACAAGATACGCCTCAGCAACAACCGGCCGGTGGGAGCCCAACGGAGTAGGACCGATCGACTGTAGGTGCGATTCATCTATACCCGAGTTTTCCTCACGCTTCGACCTCGCTCACCGGAATTTTCCTGAGCAAGGATACCGGTATCCTCGGTGTCCTTCATATTCCCACACTGTTAGAATGCGGCATGGGTTTGGATAGTCCCTCAAGCCTCCTTCGTCGAACGGAGGCATTGTATGCTGACGTGATCGTTCCTCGTCATATTGCTAAGGCATTCACGTATCGTGTGCCTCCCCCCTTGGTCAGAACTCTTGAAATAGGAAGCCGTGTCCTGGTGCCGTTTGGACGAGTGGTGCTGGAAGGGGTTGTGATCTCGCTGAGCAATCACCTTTCCATTCAGATGACGGCTGGCGTCCTTAAAGAAGTCCGTTCGCTCGTTCAGGATGGACAAGATTCGACACTCCCTCCCGGACTGCTCGAACTATCCCGCAAGATTGCAACCTACTACGTTGCACCCTGGGGTCAGTGTCTCCGGCTTGTATTTCCACCGACGGCAACAAGGAAAACCCCACCCACACGATAC is a genomic window containing:
- a CDS encoding NADH-quinone oxidoreductase subunit B, giving the protein MGLIQLGRHDKDGAPDVITGSLEKAVNWARKGSLWPMTFGLACCAIEMMAAVSSRYDMDRFGAGVFRGSPRQSDLMIVAGTVCRRMAPVIRKIYDQMPEPKYVIAMGSCATSGNIYDSYPVVQGVDRFIPVDIYVPGCPPTPEALLDGILKLQERIMQKRVFVTQPEQVKANLKV
- a CDS encoding OmpA family protein — its product is MKTLTSLILVLCSGIGLSIDGALGQTPDLDSVRVTDGALAFSTGAIQKSSPIDGTVNLITGDNQSSGNRMLLGKRDSLYLKLNNPTDVAVGDLFTVYRRVRKVFHPVTREYLGFVVNRSAVVKVTAADHALTTAEAVLSYGPISPGDPVARFVPPTPDADMSPVSDVSDLEGMIVELQADRPMTLVSQYNVVYLDRGREDGLKTGDLIDIHRYSAGLPPRKIGQLKVLSTEPHTAAAKVLKANTRVMKGDRFKLVGHSALTIPPVAATPASPAPQAGEAVPTDLIASRLKLQDASGQSRLNLGELAKFLHYDSGDAAITYESYKVLDQLIEYLRTSGDTRMIRIEGHTDSVEIGPSLKSRYPSNWELSRVRANGVLRYLVEKGGVDSARIRAVGLGDTKPTATNAVEEGRTKNRRVEIVLHTPESDPPASKLEVQSPVSPLGANPSGLSARDNSDQPLTPTAAADRAGSPGRGTLSVGDSSQISAKDGSDGANNPNASGTISTEINKQDTPQQQPAGGSPTE
- the nuoK gene encoding NADH-quinone oxidoreductase subunit NuoK — translated: MIPLSAYVAVSAILFMTGLLGVLVRRNFIIVLMSVEIMMNAANINLVAFSHYLESMAGQLVALFIIAIAAGEAAVGLAIIIVVFRGKISTNVDEMNLLKW
- the ndhC gene encoding NADH-quinone oxidoreductase subunit A, whose protein sequence is MSGTEILFEYLTRFFPVFLFIFVTLVFGVLTLLVSYFVQPRYPEPEKLSTYECGSEPFSDARMPFPVRYYIFAMLFVIFDIEVIFLYPWAVVFTKIGVIGLIEMLIFIGLFIVAYVYAWRKGALEWD
- the nuoI gene encoding NADH-quinone oxidoreductase subunit NuoI; this encodes MSVAALTKKILQAALFYEIWDAMKVTFRHMLHRPMTFQYPREHRTIPDAHRGALGLLRYDDGHERCVGCDLCEVACPSHCIKVISGEDMSRPLQRYASEFYIDITKCVFCGYCVEACPVNALAMTKMYEYSTHDKRSLLFDKKRLYDIGERHLEDGKKYLYAHNQEKDVEQSREYRYYFPQSVAKSTQPPPKHLS
- a CDS encoding NADH-quinone oxidoreductase subunit J gives rise to the protein MVLVFFAYFALISIAAGVLTVTLRHPVHCALALLALLTHVSGLFILLNAEFLWAVQVIVYVGAILVLYLFVLMLLNLKTDERYFHPSALYFLGPAVLGAVYVIFLLMRSPFSGAKGNAPAAAVLLEGDTYAVGIKMFSDHLLQFEIVGIFLLGAIIGAIVLAKTPKPLDAEKDRL
- a CDS encoding molybdopterin-dependent oxidoreductase → MGLKPATNPDVEAATIELSIDGKAVTAKDGVSLYDVISMTGKIIPAMCYHYTFDPFGSCGMCLVMQEGKKAPVRSCTAKAAAGMVIRTEGEDLFLARKKAVEKHLSVHPLDCPVCDADGHCELQDMAFQHGVTNLANAKQKFIPEDTRSPVLDFNMNRCIACAECINVCKDVLMIDALQFMKKGGFNQVVPKGDLALDCEFCGDCLAVCPVGAITNKFSKYLYKPWQMKKTTTTCNYCGDGCQMYLETKDAEVVRVTSPLSWKNKWGDRSDTAKGHGGLCVRGRFGFESLDSQSRLVHPLVREGGRLVEKPWLETMHLLVDRVTDIKRKHGADAIAGLVTARCTNEELYLFQKLMRTAFGTNQLDSSARYGHMNFVLASRHAVGLGRTPNDWEDLTKAKAIVIIGSNITETNPLTAVRIKEAMRVYKAQVVTLDSAITNIAKLASHPFLIKPGAEGAVIDGLVKATIDQDLVDEETVGRHPKAFEALKSAVANVSLEQLSAQTGLAAEAFREIAGIFAESPRSIILCAEGIVRRTNGYQNVLKLMDLAWITGKLGRPGCGVNTVTEEPNEQGAVDMGAAPEFFPGQARFDDPGVRERFAKAWDASLPPVGSGANLVEILKRCKSGQIKALYVLGENPLATLPASMEIRAALERLELLIVQDPFLTDTAKLGHFVLPACTYAEKDGTFTNFEGRVLRVRQAMDPLGESLPDWHIMTALANAMECRWEYQSANDIQSEIMKLLPGYYNLGQPRKVTPVPDQCLSNGYATEVKARYRPTPVSAEPTRPFALLMGQLLMHSGKLSTQAAGLIKIAPNTGKLRMNIRDMERLGLQDGAKVRLTSDRGSLQLGVQPDQSIAPGTCFFPEHFNEPPVKDLMTVSVDATTGVPSFKQIWVSVEQA
- the nuoD gene encoding NADH dehydrogenase (quinone) subunit D, producing the protein MAFEDQRTTVYKIHPEHPESETLPTLRTEELLLNMGPQHPSTHGVLKVILELEGERLVKSTPVMGYLHRGVEKLAEDGTYHQFIPHTDRLDYVCAMYNNFAYCRAVEKLMNLQVPERAEYLRTIVAEVQRIIGHQFWLSAQALDIGAMTVFFYCFRDREILLDWFDELCGARLTTSWYRIGGVERDLTPSLIDKLKQFLDYFPPKIDEYQVFLEKNRIWLGRTKGVAVISAEDAVNFGLSGPVLRGSGVDYDLRKYEPYSAYPKCEFSVPVGKNGDTYDRYWIRVMELYESVKIIRQCLEQMQDGPIMADAPSVTLPPKERVFTNLESMIQQFKLFSQGFDAPPGEIYCGTEAHKGELGFYIVSTGGGKPYRLKIRAPSFIHMGAFDHMARGYMISDACTIFGTYDVVMGECDR
- the nuoL gene encoding NADH-quinone oxidoreductase subunit L, which translates into the protein MSDLTDLLIKLIPVFPLLAVIANGLLGSRYSHDMAHRLAWGSVGLSFLCTVAVFADVLRTGATHEVIAYRWIFGGDLTINLAYLVDPLTCAWLLVVTGVGFLIHVYSVGYMHGEVGFTRFFTYMNLFMVSMLLLVMGNNYLVLFIGWEGVGLCSYLLIGYYYDKVTAAKAATKAFVVNRIGDAGFLVAIFLVFINFRTLDYTKVFAQVGQLSPDMATAIALCLFIGAIGKSAQLPLYTWLPDAMEGPTPVSALIHAATMVTAGVYMVVRNHVIFDLSPLAMSVVAFVGGGTALFAATIGLVQTDIKRVLAYSTVSQLGYMFLGCGIGAYTAAVFHVMTHAFFKALLFLAAGSVIHALSGEQDIRRMGGLSKRIPWTHRLFLIGTIAIAGLPPLAGFWSKDEIMAHAFTHHHYLLYSMAAVGALMTSFYMFRLTYLTFYGSSRIDHHTEGHVHESPMVMIGPLMVLAFLSCVGGLVLGFPPEQGWLHGFLTSVVGAAGEHEAGAGMVFLLMGVAIVIALMGWGLAHFLYAVSPVTADGWAEQFSGLYRILWNKYYVDELYDLIFVEPFKRLGAILDWFDRTVIDGIVRGVGRLADWGSAGSTWIEKYIIYAGLNVIGYSNHLAAREGRKMQSGMVHHYAAIIIAGIFLLALVVQLVVQM
- a CDS encoding NADH-quinone oxidoreductase subunit C: MHPLLQRIQQTFSAGITGLTEWRGDVAVTVSRDKLHEVAQFLHDDPGMDFDYIVHVSSVDWPDDEERFEVVWEFYSIRKRQRIRLKTRVPESDCVVDSLTDLWKGADFMEREVFDMMGIRFRNHPDLRRILMPDDYTEGYPLRKDFPLRGKGWRDTFEFLDEVPK